A single Saccharolobus shibatae B12 DNA region contains:
- a CDS encoding DUF711 family protein: MMIRAITIFVTNYSKINEYTEKLSKLNDDNIWSKRISLPPTPSDLSLSKLIELLPTSHNEIIFSLVNLQEKDKRLGEIKDILKSDNRIYAHVLVKSTDKLKDLAKLNISLEPEEASRFALLFNQDFLLTPYFPTSSANTIYDSFGLSLLYVNEFKQGKINEALSKADTIGRQLEKKLGIKYLGIDASLSPWMESSVGEIIENRSRKIFDISNLSIIAEINREIFEGVWRNRVNPIGFSELMLPVAEDNLLKERAKEGSITLKDLLLMSYVCVAGIDMVGIYSDLVTYENILKSIYYIQYTKRKPYGVRMIPTNGSPVLTKMFGEIPEVKVV; the protein is encoded by the coding sequence ATGATGATAAGAGCGATAACAATTTTTGTCACTAACTACTCAAAAATTAATGAATACACGGAGAAATTAAGTAAATTAAATGATGACAATATATGGAGTAAAAGGATCTCACTACCACCTACACCTAGTGATTTAAGCTTAAGCAAGCTAATAGAACTATTACCTACATCGCATAATGAAATTATATTTAGTCTAGTCAATCTCCAGGAAAAAGATAAAAGATTAGGAGAAATTAAAGACATTTTGAAATCTGATAATAGAATCTACGCTCATGTATTAGTAAAATCAACAGATAAACTAAAAGATCTAGCAAAACTTAACATTAGTCTAGAGCCTGAGGAAGCGTCGAGGTTTGCCTTATTATTTAACCAAGATTTTCTACTAACCCCCTATTTTCCAACCTCTTCTGCGAATACTATTTATGACTCTTTTGGACTATCTTTACTATATGTAAATGAATTTAAACAAGGAAAGATAAATGAGGCCTTATCAAAAGCAGACACTATAGGGAGACAATTAGAGAAGAAATTAGGTATAAAATACTTAGGAATTGATGCATCATTATCACCGTGGATGGAAAGTAGTGTGGGAGAAATCATAGAAAATAGGAGTAGGAAAATATTTGACATCTCCAATTTATCAATAATAGCCGAAATTAATAGGGAGATATTTGAGGGGGTTTGGAGAAATAGAGTAAATCCCATAGGTTTTTCAGAATTAATGTTACCAGTTGCAGAGGATAATCTTCTTAAGGAGAGAGCTAAGGAGGGAAGCATAACTTTAAAGGATTTGTTATTAATGAGTTATGTTTGTGTCGCAGGCATTGACATGGTTGGTATATATTCAGATTTAGTTACATATGAAAATATATTGAAATCAATTTACTATATTCAATATACAAAACGAAAACCCTACGGTGTAAGGATGATACCAACTAATGGAAGCCCAGTATTAACTAAGATGTTTGGAGAAATACCCGAGGTAAAAGTAGTATAG
- a CDS encoding DUF7343 domain-containing protein gives MSSKDKVISILKEKGSVPQSELGKLSGLSKSRLSEVLSELEKEGVVKRRKVLGKNLEVSLSQDRFLRLGIIRAAEYPFIIPFIKNLENRGYNVTVKIYENGIDLTRDLVEGKLDLGLSPIITQMIFSTIYRNIRIIGGGAKGGGGIIGKTCNRIASTVMSSMEIWAFSEFKNIEIIPSYSSYQMLDFLEKGIADGIAIWEPFLSILERKGHKVHRFTPLHCCTLAVSDTMDWERIKNIYEESFSWFKSSMDRWISSYSNLLNIDYNILKEASKNYEFDYYLDLNEFKNALKNSGIFIPI, from the coding sequence ATGAGCAGTAAAGATAAAGTTATATCTATCTTGAAGGAAAAAGGTTCTGTTCCTCAAAGTGAACTAGGGAAACTTTCTGGATTATCGAAGAGTAGATTATCTGAAGTCTTATCCGAACTTGAGAAAGAAGGTGTAGTAAAGAGAAGAAAGGTTTTAGGAAAAAACCTAGAGGTGAGCTTATCTCAAGATAGATTCTTAAGGTTAGGGATTATAAGAGCTGCAGAGTATCCGTTCATAATTCCATTTATCAAAAATTTAGAGAATAGAGGATACAATGTTACTGTTAAAATTTATGAAAATGGGATTGATTTGACTAGGGACTTAGTTGAAGGCAAGTTAGATTTAGGTTTATCCCCGATAATAACGCAAATGATATTTTCAACAATATATCGTAATATAAGAATTATTGGGGGAGGTGCTAAAGGTGGAGGTGGAATTATAGGCAAAACGTGCAACAGAATTGCATCAACTGTGATGTCAAGTATGGAAATATGGGCATTTAGTGAATTCAAGAATATTGAGATCATTCCATCTTACAGTTCGTATCAAATGTTGGACTTTCTTGAAAAAGGAATAGCTGATGGTATAGCAATTTGGGAACCCTTTTTGTCAATTTTAGAGAGGAAGGGACATAAGGTGCATAGATTTACACCATTGCATTGTTGTACATTAGCAGTAAGCGATACTATGGATTGGGAGAGAATAAAGAATATCTATGAGGAGTCGTTTAGCTGGTTTAAGTCTTCTATGGATAGGTGGATTTCAAGTTATTCAAACTTACTAAATATTGATTACAATATTCTAAAAGAAGCATCAAAAAATTATGAATTCGACTACTACCTAGACCTTAATGAGTTTAAAAATGCGTTAAAAAATTCTGGAATTTTTATACCAATTTAA
- a CDS encoding DsrE/DsrF/DrsH-like family protein gives MSKITILLADNNLDKLYHGLVVALGARALGWDVKFFVTSQAVVLFTKAGKGKGKLGLPFIARFFVRLQMRRLNIPDPEKLIDDAINQGVEFFVDEAGLRLVNAKSEDLLDNVKLSGSISFLLEAKESDVVITL, from the coding sequence ATGAGTAAGATTACTATCTTGCTTGCAGATAATAATTTAGATAAACTCTATCATGGTCTGGTAGTAGCTTTAGGCGCAAGAGCGTTAGGCTGGGATGTTAAGTTTTTCGTAACATCACAAGCCGTAGTTCTTTTCACAAAAGCAGGGAAGGGAAAAGGGAAATTAGGTTTACCTTTCATTGCTAGATTTTTTGTTAGACTCCAAATGAGGAGGCTAAATATTCCAGATCCTGAAAAATTAATTGATGATGCGATAAATCAAGGTGTTGAATTCTTTGTTGATGAGGCTGGCTTAAGGCTTGTGAACGCTAAAAGTGAAGATCTATTAGATAATGTTAAATTATCAGGAAGTATATCATTTCTATTGGAAGCAAAGGAATCAGATGTGGTGATCACACTATGA
- a CDS encoding sulfurtransferase TusA family protein, with protein sequence MKIIESNDICPVILTNVVKEWVSLKKGEEEELLIITTWQAVGQELEKWCKETGNLFLGISKKDGKLEVRLKLIKNK encoded by the coding sequence ATGAAAATTATCGAATCAAATGATATATGCCCAGTTATTTTAACTAATGTAGTAAAAGAGTGGGTTTCCCTAAAAAAAGGCGAGGAGGAGGAATTATTAATAATTACTACATGGCAAGCGGTAGGGCAAGAGTTAGAGAAATGGTGTAAGGAAACTGGTAATCTATTTCTTGGCATATCTAAAAAAGATGGAAAGTTAGAAGTAAGGCTAAAGTTGATTAAAAATAAATAA
- the moaA gene encoding GTP 3',8-cyclase MoaA, with translation MIDRFGRPLEDLRITLTHACNFECFFCHMEGEEGDNYILSKEDILLVAKVAKNFGINSVKLTGGEPTLRRDLVEIVRGLKQLGYRDVSMTTNGFLLKDLAYKLKLAGLDRINVSLHAISRETFKKITGVDAFDRVIEGIKSAIDVGLVPVKLNFVVNRRNREEVFKFIELSQNLGVNEIHLIELHPVGLGKLAFKEHDDLREIEEYIEKISIKKQIRKKHFRPRYVLPSGLIVEVVKPYANPIFCAGCNRIRLSVDGKLKTCLYREDNVIDILDILKGEYSEDVKEELLGRAFMIAIAIREPNFKYKI, from the coding sequence ATGATTGATAGATTTGGTAGACCATTAGAAGATCTTAGGATAACGTTAACACACGCATGTAACTTTGAATGCTTCTTCTGCCATATGGAGGGGGAAGAAGGAGATAATTATATTTTAAGTAAAGAAGATATTCTATTAGTCGCCAAAGTAGCTAAGAACTTTGGTATAAACTCTGTGAAATTAACTGGAGGAGAACCAACATTACGACGAGATCTGGTTGAAATTGTTCGAGGACTTAAGCAATTAGGATATAGAGACGTGTCCATGACAACTAATGGTTTTCTCCTAAAGGATTTGGCTTATAAATTAAAGCTAGCTGGACTTGATAGGATTAATGTTAGCCTTCACGCTATTTCAAGAGAGACATTCAAGAAAATTACGGGCGTAGATGCTTTCGATAGAGTAATTGAAGGGATAAAAAGCGCTATAGACGTGGGTTTAGTACCAGTTAAGTTAAATTTTGTTGTAAATAGGAGAAATCGTGAAGAAGTCTTTAAGTTTATTGAACTATCCCAAAATTTAGGTGTAAATGAGATACATCTTATAGAACTACATCCAGTAGGATTAGGGAAATTAGCTTTTAAAGAACATGATGATTTAAGAGAAATAGAAGAGTATATTGAGAAAATATCTATTAAAAAGCAAATTAGGAAAAAGCATTTTAGACCACGTTATGTGCTACCTTCTGGGTTAATAGTTGAGGTAGTCAAGCCTTATGCAAATCCAATATTCTGTGCAGGATGCAATAGGATTAGATTATCTGTTGATGGAAAATTAAAGACTTGTTTATATAGAGAAGATAATGTAATAGATATATTAGATATATTAAAAGGTGAATATTCGGAAGATGTTAAAGAGGAACTATTAGGAAGGGCCTTTATGATAGCAATAGCTATTAGAGAGCCTAACTTCAAATATAAAATATGA
- a CDS encoding cysteine synthase family protein, translated as MSNPLHVFSNEQELLEGMWPTPLLKLRIGNDTWAKLEFYNPFSRSVKDRTAWFLFRQALIKNANHIVEATSGNTGIALASLSSIYGMQFTMFLPVVAPKVYKVLVKLLGGSVIEAGNSTNDVIPLVKRFAEMSNAVNLDQFNNPINVIAHYETTAREIDEQLSSLGKRPSRIIATMGTGGHIAGVAKYFKEKYGDDVEIVGVQPSENSRIPGIKRQNGSNSLLRDVKIDRVVDVSLEEAIDGTISVARTSGILIGISAGATVAAYKRINDVSSTTVLIFPDDAFKYIDILEQTLKEI; from the coding sequence GTGTCAAACCCTCTTCACGTATTCTCAAATGAACAAGAGTTACTAGAAGGCATGTGGCCTACTCCGCTACTAAAACTTAGAATAGGAAATGATACGTGGGCTAAACTAGAATTTTATAACCCTTTTAGCAGAAGTGTAAAAGATAGGACAGCGTGGTTCTTATTCAGACAAGCGTTAATAAAGAATGCAAATCATATAGTTGAAGCCACCTCTGGTAATACTGGAATAGCGCTAGCATCATTATCGTCAATTTATGGAATGCAATTCACAATGTTTCTCCCAGTAGTTGCCCCAAAGGTCTATAAGGTTTTAGTGAAGTTATTAGGAGGTAGTGTCATAGAAGCTGGCAATTCTACCAATGATGTAATACCTTTAGTAAAGAGGTTTGCAGAAATGAGTAATGCGGTCAATTTGGATCAGTTCAATAATCCAATAAATGTAATAGCTCACTATGAGACTACTGCTAGAGAAATTGATGAACAGTTAAGTTCTCTTGGAAAGAGGCCTTCACGTATTATAGCCACAATGGGAACTGGAGGTCATATAGCAGGGGTCGCTAAGTATTTTAAAGAGAAATACGGGGATGATGTAGAGATAGTAGGAGTTCAACCCTCAGAAAATTCCAGAATTCCGGGGATAAAGAGACAAAATGGATCTAATTCTTTACTGAGGGATGTAAAGATAGATCGCGTAGTTGATGTAAGTTTGGAAGAGGCAATTGATGGAACAATTAGCGTAGCAAGGACTTCTGGGATTTTAATAGGTATAAGTGCAGGTGCTACTGTGGCAGCCTATAAGAGGATAAACGATGTTTCCTCAACTACAGTGCTTATATTTCCAGATGACGCTTTCAAGTATATTGATATTTTAGAGCAAACTTTAAAAGAGATTTAG
- a CDS encoding BUD32 family EKC/KEOPS complex subunit: MFKNSYSQSRIIKKDEKIYVQKCYMTIFGIKWYFISTFFWNYPYVADPKERFVRELDFFLDNTWKDIVIVPKLIDIDAKELCITREFIEGNEINEENIEIVAKGLREIHEVGYVLGDTKISNFVIVNRSKLAVIDTEQSFKSNNVYYRAWDLVVFFLFLSYKMVNINHFQEVAKRFLDEYMPDKSIAKEFFDIKNINLMGLYPPTHLYILKNLMSNFY, translated from the coding sequence ATGTTTAAAAATTCATACAGTCAGTCAAGAATTATAAAGAAGGATGAAAAGATATATGTGCAAAAATGCTATATGACAATCTTTGGAATAAAGTGGTATTTTATCTCCACTTTCTTTTGGAATTATCCATATGTTGCTGATCCTAAGGAAAGATTCGTTAGAGAACTGGATTTTTTCTTGGATAACACATGGAAGGATATAGTTATTGTACCTAAACTAATCGATATTGATGCAAAAGAACTTTGTATTACTAGAGAGTTTATAGAAGGGAATGAAATAAATGAAGAAAATATAGAGATCGTGGCGAAAGGCTTAAGAGAAATTCACGAGGTCGGATATGTGCTAGGTGACACTAAAATAAGTAACTTTGTTATAGTAAATAGAAGTAAGTTAGCTGTCATAGACACTGAGCAATCATTTAAATCTAATAATGTGTATTATAGAGCCTGGGATTTAGTAGTATTCTTCTTATTTTTAAGTTACAAAATGGTTAATATAAATCACTTCCAGGAGGTAGCTAAAAGATTTCTAGATGAGTATATGCCAGATAAGAGTATTGCTAAAGAGTTCTTTGACATAAAGAATATAAATCTAATGGGATTATACCCTCCAACTCATTTATATATACTAAAAAACTTAATGAGTAATTTTTATTAA
- the folE gene encoding GTP cyclohydrolase I FolE: protein MQKTELDDQKLVEEIARRIREILELLGENPEREGLKETPERVAKALLEMTSGLRTPPPQIKVFSLGEDGEVYEKNQIVLIKDVNFSSLCEHHMLPIIGKIHVAYIVSNSGKVAGFSKIIRIVNYYSSRLQIQERLVEQIADAIMNSEIKPKGVMVIGNAIHMCSYVRGVKDKEAKLVSVAYRGLFKTNRALQNHVFRLLDNANKVNLL from the coding sequence ATGCAAAAGACAGAATTAGATGACCAAAAACTAGTAGAAGAAATAGCTAGAAGGATTAGAGAAATTCTCGAACTACTAGGTGAGAATCCGGAAAGAGAAGGGCTTAAAGAGACACCTGAAAGAGTAGCAAAGGCTTTATTAGAAATGACCTCAGGGTTGAGAACGCCGCCCCCTCAAATAAAGGTATTCAGTTTAGGCGAAGATGGTGAAGTATACGAAAAGAATCAAATAGTACTAATAAAAGACGTTAACTTTTCGTCATTATGTGAGCATCATATGTTGCCAATCATTGGAAAAATTCATGTAGCGTACATTGTTAGCAATAGTGGCAAGGTTGCTGGTTTTAGCAAAATAATTAGAATTGTAAATTATTACTCTTCTCGTCTTCAAATTCAAGAGAGATTAGTAGAGCAAATAGCTGATGCTATAATGAATAGCGAAATAAAACCTAAAGGTGTTATGGTGATCGGGAACGCAATACATATGTGTTCATATGTCAGAGGAGTAAAGGATAAAGAGGCCAAGTTAGTTTCAGTAGCATACAGAGGGCTGTTTAAGACTAATAGAGCTTTACAAAATCATGTCTTCAGGTTACTCGATAATGCAAATAAGGTAAACTTATTATAG
- the glnA gene encoding type I glutamate--ammonia ligase, whose translation MPSTAEDVLKFLKENNIKWVDLQFTDVPGRLHHITIPASDFDLESLKTGFGKLDGSSIRGFTSIYESDMVLLPVPETMTLVPWSPGVARVLCKVFWGGGKGRFERDPRFIAEEAEKYQAEQGYTSYYGPELEFFMFDKVKLDVSTPQSGTGYKIHAREAPWSDSGTFVIRFKEGYYPAPPVDQLMDVRVEIVDTLVKYFGYTIEATHHEVATAGQGEIDFRFSTLVDTADKVQTLKYVAKNVAAKHGLVVTFMPKPIYGDNGTGMHTHLSLWTKDGKKNLMYDPNEEYAEISQFGRYVIGGLLTHARALSAIVSPTVNSYRRLIPGFEAPVYIAWSKGNRSAVVRVPAYYKGMEKAKRIEYRPPDPSTNPYLAFAALLMAALDGVNKKIDPGDPVDENIYHLTPEKRRQLGIKELPRSLNEALDELESDKEFLKPVFNSSLLDTYIDLKRDEARSLQGYPHPMELYYYLDS comes from the coding sequence ATGCCAAGTACTGCAGAAGATGTACTCAAATTCCTAAAGGAAAATAACATAAAATGGGTAGATCTACAATTTACAGATGTCCCTGGTAGACTACATCACATTACAATTCCTGCTAGTGATTTTGATTTAGAATCTCTAAAAACAGGTTTCGGTAAATTAGATGGAAGCAGTATAAGAGGATTTACTAGTATTTATGAAAGCGATATGGTGCTATTACCAGTACCAGAAACCATGACACTAGTTCCTTGGTCTCCTGGAGTAGCTAGAGTATTATGCAAAGTTTTCTGGGGAGGAGGAAAGGGAAGATTTGAAAGAGATCCTAGATTCATAGCAGAGGAAGCTGAGAAATACCAAGCAGAACAAGGTTACACTTCTTACTATGGTCCAGAATTGGAATTCTTCATGTTTGATAAGGTAAAATTAGACGTAAGTACTCCACAGTCCGGAACTGGATACAAAATTCATGCAAGAGAGGCTCCATGGAGCGATAGCGGAACCTTTGTAATAAGATTTAAGGAAGGATATTACCCTGCACCACCAGTTGATCAACTAATGGATGTAAGAGTAGAGATCGTTGATACTTTAGTTAAATACTTTGGATATACCATAGAAGCTACACATCATGAAGTTGCAACTGCAGGACAAGGAGAAATAGATTTCAGATTCTCCACTCTTGTAGATACTGCAGATAAGGTCCAAACTTTGAAGTATGTAGCCAAAAACGTTGCTGCAAAACACGGATTGGTAGTAACTTTCATGCCAAAACCTATTTATGGTGATAATGGAACGGGTATGCATACACACCTTAGTTTATGGACTAAGGATGGAAAGAAGAATTTAATGTATGATCCTAATGAAGAATATGCAGAGATAAGCCAGTTTGGAAGATATGTAATCGGAGGTCTTTTAACACACGCTAGAGCTTTATCAGCAATAGTGTCTCCTACTGTAAATAGTTATAGAAGGTTAATACCAGGGTTTGAAGCCCCTGTTTACATTGCATGGAGCAAGGGAAACAGAAGTGCTGTAGTTAGAGTTCCAGCATATTACAAAGGAATGGAGAAGGCTAAGAGAATAGAGTATAGACCTCCAGATCCTTCCACTAATCCATATTTAGCATTTGCTGCATTGTTAATGGCTGCATTGGATGGTGTGAACAAGAAAATAGATCCAGGAGATCCAGTGGATGAGAACATATATCACCTAACTCCAGAGAAGAGAAGACAATTAGGAATAAAAGAACTACCTAGATCATTAAATGAAGCTTTGGATGAGTTGGAAAGTGATAAAGAGTTCTTAAAGCCAGTATTTAATTCGTCATTGTTAGATACTTACATAGACCTAAAGAGAGATGAAGCACGAAGCTTGCAAGGCTATCCACACCCTATGGAGTTATACTATTACCTAGATTCTTAA
- a CDS encoding phosphate signaling complex PhoU family protein: protein MEVRRVQKFGKSTLMVSLPAEWVKEVSLSPGESVYLEVDEDGSLKVYPPNLKAESKAKEMKISIQNDSVQGELVSRVIYSLYILGYDRIDIESKSGIFTEDILRKVKDTIRNLIGLEIVSQTTDTIQIQSFLDPTKYTMNNLINRLSNSIKQMLHYLDLGIKESSRTFLQEVIELEREVDRLYYLALRQLLLAQMNRSLAYMIGVKRIQIVGNRILIKAIEEAADEISEIALDLLSLHPSDLEEMKRLWNKINMYIEQTSSVIDHAVKVLAKEDTILINEVMEELRTLRRVLITEAIISEEMLKEVKSPSLIAVLRALNLRLYNAIRRMEPITEIAFNRSIENQKEILITG, encoded by the coding sequence ATGGAAGTTAGGAGAGTTCAAAAGTTCGGCAAATCTACACTTATGGTTTCTTTACCTGCAGAGTGGGTTAAGGAAGTATCTCTGAGTCCAGGGGAAAGTGTATATCTAGAAGTTGATGAGGATGGTAGTCTAAAAGTATATCCGCCTAATCTAAAGGCGGAAAGTAAGGCAAAAGAGATGAAAATAAGTATACAAAATGATAGTGTGCAAGGTGAGTTAGTAAGCAGAGTAATATACTCATTGTACATTCTAGGCTATGATAGGATAGATATAGAAAGTAAAAGTGGGATATTTACTGAGGATATATTAAGGAAAGTTAAAGATACAATAAGGAACTTGATTGGATTAGAGATTGTATCGCAAACAACAGATACAATACAAATACAATCTTTTCTTGACCCTACAAAATATACCATGAACAATCTAATTAATAGATTATCAAATTCAATAAAACAAATGCTTCACTACCTAGATCTTGGAATTAAGGAATCGAGTAGAACTTTCTTACAAGAAGTAATAGAATTAGAAAGAGAAGTAGATAGATTATATTATCTAGCTTTAAGACAATTACTATTAGCTCAAATGAATAGAAGTTTAGCCTATATGATAGGAGTTAAAAGAATACAAATAGTGGGAAACAGAATTTTAATAAAGGCAATAGAGGAGGCTGCAGATGAGATAAGTGAGATAGCATTAGATCTATTGTCATTGCATCCATCAGATCTTGAGGAAATGAAAAGACTATGGAATAAAATAAATATGTATATAGAGCAAACTTCTTCTGTAATAGACCATGCAGTAAAAGTTCTGGCGAAAGAGGATACCATACTAATAAATGAAGTAATGGAAGAATTAAGAACACTAAGAAGAGTATTAATAACCGAAGCTATAATATCAGAGGAAATGCTAAAAGAGGTCAAATCTCCTAGCTTGATCGCGGTATTACGAGCACTTAACTTAAGGTTATATAATGCAATAAGAAGAATGGAGCCTATAACTGAAATAGCGTTTAACAGAAGCATAGAAAATCAAAAAGAAATTCTAATAACAGGCTAG
- a CDS encoding aminopeptidase P family protein — protein MNRLRKLKTILEDKKDSCAIILGSPNLFYFLEYSGAGALVYCDSRSTLLVPALDMYRAENVKDVDIVIYYPSKILENVIEGNIFKAIEKIINKNNIMVDVNWVDASTYRALSEKYKVMDFSNEITRLREVKDDDEIERIRKAGEITAVAMKIGMEKLSEGTSNEKQVAGIIDMTMKSMGAEDYAFPSIVAFGENSAYPHHIPTDRVLRNNDIVLFDIGAKYNGYCFDSTRTFVFKNSEAKKVYEIVLEAQMEAIDTVRDGIVASEVDVIARRVIEKAGYGKYFIHSTGHGVGVEIHESPSISMNSKQILKENMIITVEPGIYLKGRFGIRIEDTLIVTKGKPIVLETAYKLL, from the coding sequence ATGAATAGATTAAGAAAGCTCAAGACGATCCTAGAAGATAAAAAAGATAGTTGTGCTATAATACTTGGTTCTCCAAATTTATTTTACTTCCTAGAGTATTCTGGGGCAGGAGCGTTAGTTTATTGTGATTCACGTTCTACCTTGCTCGTTCCCGCTTTAGATATGTACAGAGCAGAGAATGTAAAAGACGTTGATATTGTGATTTACTACCCATCTAAAATTCTTGAGAATGTTATTGAGGGTAATATATTTAAAGCTATTGAAAAAATTATCAATAAGAATAACATAATGGTAGACGTAAACTGGGTTGATGCGAGTACGTATAGGGCATTATCAGAAAAGTATAAGGTAATGGATTTTTCTAACGAAATAACAAGGTTAAGGGAAGTTAAGGATGACGATGAGATAGAAAGAATAAGAAAAGCCGGTGAAATCACTGCCGTTGCAATGAAAATTGGAATGGAAAAATTGAGTGAAGGAACCTCTAATGAAAAACAAGTCGCAGGCATTATCGATATGACTATGAAATCTATGGGTGCTGAAGATTACGCTTTTCCATCTATAGTGGCCTTTGGGGAGAATTCCGCATATCCTCATCATATTCCTACAGATCGTGTGTTAAGAAATAACGACATTGTACTTTTTGATATAGGTGCGAAATATAATGGTTACTGTTTTGATAGCACTAGGACTTTTGTCTTTAAGAATAGTGAAGCAAAGAAAGTCTATGAAATAGTTTTGGAAGCGCAAATGGAGGCTATAGATACTGTAAGGGACGGGATAGTGGCTTCAGAAGTAGATGTTATTGCTAGAAGAGTTATAGAAAAGGCTGGTTATGGTAAATATTTTATACATTCTACGGGTCATGGAGTTGGGGTAGAAATTCACGAAAGTCCTTCAATTTCAATGAATTCTAAGCAAATATTAAAGGAAAATATGATTATTACTGTCGAACCTGGAATATATCTGAAAGGCAGGTTTGGCATACGTATAGAAGATACCCTTATAGTAACCAAGGGTAAACCAATCGTGTTAGAAACTGCTTATAAGCTGTTGTAG